From the genome of Pygocentrus nattereri isolate fPygNat1 chromosome 25, fPygNat1.pri, whole genome shotgun sequence, one region includes:
- the si:ch211-161f7.2 gene encoding retinoic acid-induced protein 2, producing MEDLHSKIHQNSGIKTKASEGAEALNNRTLSTQAWSNNLNEPVRQALSTDVAVEDSALFTPLSETSLGLIFKMATSLLHPLCLGGSPVVLPVHLQVAGGVDPQVGPTIASPVIAPSPGSLSLPLMLDQPGLQCLSSQLLLQSSCLVPEQQYLSEAEQNHGPSQNQSVPLSQPQHGNGKSDILSQPSDNSALRCSKFTTVLQEPFHFLRNYDSSACQGTRSVPSNPFLPQESPMPYLYTGSPLVSLVPPATLLVPYPLIVPLPVPLPIPIPIPVSFPESKALSSSPSAAYSTKKNKSTQTSKDAFDIPTSTHSTKSDCRCLQLPRLPLPSVSQEEILDLRIKVTPIQAKQKVQFPLLQDSALDLSVANNPHFESCAGSKLKCNRNYSANKELTERIFHPVKYSRRHEPNHLNSHSDIEFGMQYKWTKEQYFPENAAKSAGQNSRVTGPLQMPAVFCEELVRQPEEHMLKNRVVKLKRVTSRSMNIHPIKKQHVATFRPTK from the coding sequence ATGGAGGACCTTCACAGCAAAATTCATCAAAACAGTGGGATCAAAACTAAAGCATCTGAAGGAGCAGAGGCTTTAAACAACAGGACTCTCTCTACTCAGGCCTGGAGCAACAATTTAAATGAACCTGTGAGACAAGCCCTTTCCACAGATGTGGCAGTCGAAGACTCTGCCCTGTTCACCCCACTCTCAGAAACTTCACTGGGTTTAATTTTCAAAATGGCAACTTCTTTGCTACATCCTCTCTGCCTTGGGGGCAGTCCAGTAGTGCTGCCTGTTCATCTTCAGGTAGCGGGGGGAGTAGACCCCCAGGTTGGTCCAACAATAGCCTCACCAGTCATTGCACCCAGTCCAGGCTCCCTCTCTTTACCACTAATGTTGGATCAGCCAGGTTTGCAATGTTTAAGCTCCCAACTTCTCCTCCAGAGCTCATGTCTGGTCCCAGAACAGCAGTATCTGTCAGAAGCTGAGCAGAACCATGGACCATCTCAGAACCAATCTGTGCCATTGAGTCAACCTCAGCATGGCAACGGGAAATCAGATATATTGTCTCAACCCTCAGACAATTCTGCTTTGCGCTGTTCTAAATTTACAACTGTTTTGCAGGAACCATTTCATTTTCTAAGAAATTATGATTCCTCAGCTTGTCAAGGGACCAGGTCAGTCCCATCAAATCCCTTCTTACCCCAAGAATCCCCTATGCCTTACCTCTATACTGGGTCACCACTGGTCTCCCTTGTTCCTCCTGCCACCTTGCTAGTGCCTTATCCACTCATTGTCCCTTTACCAGTGCCCCTACCTATACCGATCCCAATCCCGGTCTCATTTCCAGAGTCCAAAGCTCTCTCTAGTTCCCCCAGTGCAGCCTACAgtacaaaaaagaacaaaagcacTCAGACATCAAAAGATGCCTTTGACATTCCCACAAGTACCCACAGCACAAAGTCTGACTGTCGCTGCCTGCAGTTACCGAGGCTGCCTCTCCCTTCAGTTTCCCAGGAAGAAATACTTGACCTTAGAATTAAGGTTACTCCAATTCAAGCTAAGCAAAAAGTTCAGTTCCCTCTTCTGCAAGACTCTGCTCTGGACCTGTCAGTAGCGAACAACCCGCACTTTGAGTCCTGCGCTGGCAGCAAGCTGAAATGTAATAGgaattattcagcaaataaagaacTGACAGAGCGAATCTTTCATCCTGTAAAGTATTCGCGAAGACATGAGCCCAATCACTTGAACAGTCACTCTGATATAGAGTTTGGCATGCAGTACAAATGGACAAAGGAACAGTACTTTCCTGAAAACGCAGCAAAGTCTGCAGGTCAGAATAGCAGAGTTACAGGCCCACTGCAGATGCCTGCTGTCTTCTGTGAGGAATTAGTAAGGCAGCCAGAGGAACACATGTTAAAGAACAGAGTGGTCAAGCTGAAGAGAGTGACCTCTCGAAGTATGAATATTCACCCGATCAAGAAACAGCATGTGGCAACATTTCGTCCTACCAAATAG